A stretch of DNA from Anaerobacillus isosaccharinicus:
ACTTTTAGAAAAAGATGTTTCTTTAGAGATTAGTTTAATACTTAGAGATTATTTACAAGAAGCAGGAGCTCTCGTAATTATGTCTCGAGTTGAAGATACGGATTTAGCAGATCCTGCTACAAAAGGTGTTAGAAAACGCAAGGTCCAGGATTTAAAGAGAAGAGTTCAGCTTGTAAATGAATCAGATGGAGACATGTTTGTTTCACTACACCTTAATGCGATTCCTTCCCCACGTTGGTCTGGTGCCCAGACATTTTATAATCGTGCAGTAGATGAAAATGAAAAAGTAGCTAAATTCATACAAGAAGAAATTAGAACGAACTTAGAAAATACGAGTAGACTAGCCAAACCAATTGGTAGCGTATACTTATTAAAACATGCACAAATTCCAGGCGCTCTAGTTGAGGTAGGCTTTTTGTCAAACCCAGAAGAAGCAAGATTGTTAACCACAGAAGAATATCAACAGAAAATAGCAGCTTCTATATATCAAGGGATCATGCGATATTATACAAATGAACCAGTTCCTTCTTCATGAAGAGAAGGCTGGTTTTTTAATTATTTTGATCAAAAAGCATAAAAGCCAATGAACTTTTTATTTTGT
This window harbors:
- the cwlD gene encoding N-acetylmuramoyl-L-alanine amidase CwlD — its product is MGKWLKGGVFAAGFLLLLFFIQYQFVSTDSGSVWSLPLSGKIIIVDAGHGGIDGGASSKEGLLEKDVSLEISLILRDYLQEAGALVIMSRVEDTDLADPATKGVRKRKVQDLKRRVQLVNESDGDMFVSLHLNAIPSPRWSGAQTFYNRAVDENEKVAKFIQEEIRTNLENTSRLAKPIGSVYLLKHAQIPGALVEVGFLSNPEEARLLTTEEYQQKIAASIYQGIMRYYTNEPVPSS